In Bacteroidetes bacterium SB0662_bin_6, the following proteins share a genomic window:
- a CDS encoding type II toxin-antitoxin system Phd/YefM family antitoxin, with product MVAHSDSPKSWTVSEAKAHLSRILRLSEAEGPQRIGIRKSFVVMPADVWDAHARPDKPLGQWLIDNVPRGIHLEAPDRNEPEREIPFANRGAT from the coding sequence ATCGTGGCGCATTCCGATTCCCCAAAATCCTGGACTGTGAGCGAAGCCAAAGCGCATCTCTCCAGAATCCTGCGGTTGTCCGAAGCAGAGGGACCTCAACGCATCGGGATCAGAAAATCCTTTGTGGTGATGCCCGCGGACGTATGGGACGCCCACGCCAGGCCGGACAAACCGCTTGGCCAATGGCTGATCGACAACGTCCCTCGAGGAATACATCTCGAAGCACCCGATCGCAACGAGCCTGAGCGCGAGATTCCGTTTGCTAACCGGGGCGCGACGTGA